One Bemisia tabaci chromosome 4, PGI_BMITA_v3 genomic window, GGAGAGTTTTTCAGTTAAGAAAAAACAACATAATGAATGcctcttttccaaatttttttcttttctactttCTAATCTGCATTTCAGTAGCTGAGGTACAAAAATATCTAACTAACATTGCAACATTGTAAGTTcccgctcatgttttatttttttaaggaaaactgacCAACAGTTTTaactgaaattttatttaaatattcttCACTCGTCCTAAAAAAAGTCACACAAGACTGCAAGGTAGCAGCTCGATTTCTTagggaaaataaaacataatcgaAAATCTTTGAAGTTTGCATTATTTGCATTTAGCCATCAATTTAATAAGGGCGAAAGTTGTAAAGTTGTATTTGTCGTAATTTGAGGAACTATATCACATTAAGGCAGGCATATTGAGTTTCAAGTGAAGTCATAAAACTGAGTCAAATCATGTGTTTCTTTATCAAGTATGCATTTGTTGTACTCGATGCAGGAAGCTCAAGAATGTGCAAATTCTAGATATTACCGATTCactcatcttgatttttgagctACTTTCCTTATAAAACAAATAAGAATTTTGTTTCAGCtatagctgaagtttgcaagagACTTTACTGACTAAGTACAACTCCAAGTTTAAATAATCTAATTCAAATTGTTCCATTCAGTAAGACAAAAAtctctctctcaattttgcCTCTGTGCTCTATTTgggatatttttcatcgaagataattacgaaaaaaaaggggggacaCATTCATCTTGCAAACTATTATTCTTAGACAAGTAAATAAATACTTTTGATGAAAGCCACATCCTATGGGAAACTGaagaaatattctcaaaaaagaagaaaaaaaaagaaattaatttaatatatttcGATGGATTAAATAATagaaaataatttcataaatattaTGATGCAAACAATGGCAATTACATACctgtgaaaatttgtaaagagtCTTCTTTCtgctttttgaatgaaattttctactcTATTCTGTAGACCAAACCATTTGAATTCCACAGTGACTAGCTTATAACAAGTCATGATAGGATCCGACTGAAAgagaagaataatgaaaattcaaatagtTATCGTATTTTAGCTCTTAATTTTTAGAACACTAATTTTAGGGCAGtagacttcaaaaaattgagtatgaatttttcaatttcaaaaaatgaaagtactATAATTACAACTGGATGAGAAGTAATGAAAGCtttgttttcaagaaaatttaaaaatagataTTTGCTAATTTAGTGCAAAAAATTTAGTCAGTTTTCTCTTGAATAATATTCtggcaaaaatttgaattacccGAGCAAGATACCTGTTTTCCATGTGGCGTATTTGATTCCTCATGCAAtatgtaaattgatttttactCAACTAATAATTACTTCCTCCATTCCAAATCTTTCTCTTTAGCTGGATAAAAATGATGGTTTAAGACCTTCTGAGGTTACAACTTAAGTTACAATAGAAAAACTGATGGATTATAATCCTAAGTAAATACTTACAGAATCTTGCCACTTTCCTACGAGGGGTCCGCGACCAGTTTTCTgtgacttgaatttttttggatccTCAGTTTCCTTGTAATCACCCGGTGGTACAGGATCATTCCCAATATCTATCATGATAACATCTCTATTTTTTAGTTTCTCTGGTGGTAACTCGTGGATCTAGAAGTATGAAAAGGAAAACAAAGGTAGTTTTTAGTTACATAAGGTTTAGCACTCGATTTCTCTCCGAATGATTActcattcaaaaaaaattcaatacctGTTATgatcaactttgaaaaaacaTAATGATGAACATACAAAAATGAACGTGCAATGCATTCAATATTATTTTGCCTTTCTTCCACACTTTCCAAGACAGAAATACCCTTTTGTAGGCAATCATCAATGAAAGATTGATTCagaattaattttttgccatttcCTGAAAACTGGATAATCTTTGTGGCCTAAATGTTTTTTGAGACTTCTCATTAAAAACAAAGTTTTTAAGCCTTAAATGGTAGGAAAAGTGTACTTGGATACTGGTTTCTTGTATATCATATAGAGCATTGCTCATTTATTTCACGTCCATGCTTGCTTCATGGGGATTTGAAAGTTTaacaacttcattttttatttgaagtcACAACAGAGTGTTCAGCTCACACTGGCAGTCCTATTTTCATAAGATAACTAAAAGTTAAATAAATCCTGGCTTGAGATGGGTATTGATTAATAGCCAACAAACGGGTGGTTCCACCATGATCATGCTGACAGGAGTCTCTCTTATCGATCATCAAACATGAAGTCATCGACCAAAATAACAGCATTTAGTGTAACaacaatggaaccaatttttttctcaagagcCCGAGCGCATAAATCCAATTTTCTGGAGAAACGAAAAAAACTGAGCCACTCAGTATTCCTTGGGctcttaaaagaaaaactaataattaAAATGTTTACTCCTATGTAACCATAATCTGCCAAAAAAGTCAATATAAAAAATGTTGGTGCTCGAGGCTTCCAGAAAAAAATCGCTTCGATCGAGGAAGGTTCCAGAGGGAGAGTCCATGATAGTCCAGGTACACTCATTTCTTGGAGCAGCAACTATCTGGACGAACAGGAACTTGGCTACAACCATTGCTACTGGCTTGTCTGTATAAGACAGATTGGAGAAACGAACTTGCCCATAATTCATGGACTGTTCCTATGGGACCCTccttaattgatttttaaaatacatagAACATGCTGCAAACCATCACCTCCAGGTAAACAAAGAAAATCCACAAGTAATCTGGATTTGCGTAAACAAATGGAAACCGAGTCCAAAGGATAAACATATATATTCATAGCTTTTACCCAAACAccaaacaatttgaaaaaaacttatcatatttgccttcagtttttgattaattttcacTTCACTAATTTACCATGAAAGGCAGAATCCGGCTTAATTACAAGATGAGATTATGTACAAAATAATACAGTTACAGATGACACATGGGATAATTTCTACATCAGACGAATATATTCCCAGTTTTTTGAGACCCTCTGGCTCTCGGTATATCACCCATAGCTCAGCTTTggagaattgatttttgatgAAGCTAAGACTAAAATTGGACATGGGGAATTTGACCGAGATCTTAGAGTCAATGTATGGAACTACTTGATAATAAGCTAAACGCCGAAGATTTTCACTTTTCAGTTCTTCGTGTTTTGTTTCCATCTCAGatgatgaaattttgacatgAAAAGCTTCAGCAATAAAAAGGTTGAGTAATGCCATATACTGTAGCTCTAGGGCCTTAGCCAAATCTACTTTTCCGATAAAAAAACAGCTctgaatttgataaaaaatgccTTCTACCACTCCACATAAATTGCATTAGAGAGCATCATTCAATGTGTAAATTTATACATCGTAAGTTTTTAAGGCAGTACTTAGAGATTTGATGGACTTGATTACTAATGACGATTAGCTCAAGAAAAATTTCAGTAGTTTCTAGGATAACCCGTTAAAGCTGTAAAGTTTTTAGTGATAAAATTAATTCTGACGATAAGTTGAAAATACACATTTCAAGTTATTACCACAAGTAATTACaaataaacatgaaaacatGTAACTATGCCAAGTTCATGGTTTTGCAATTGCAGTTCTTCATTTGATGTGAGGTCCCATtgtaaaaatatgtttaaacgAGGACGTGAGCTACCTTTAATATTAAACCACAACaccggggggaaaaaaaaaaactagaaaaatttaagtgtcatttttctttgtattttttttttccaaacttcctacttaattaaaaagaaatcaatCTTCTTGTTGTGCCATTGAAGTTCTTGGACGTTCTCTGTAATAGAAATTACATTCCTATAGAAAGCAGAGAGACTGGGAAATTCCCATTTAATTACAGTGTTTTACTGTACGAACAGCTTTAATGAGATTTGTGAGTGTATGAGTGTGTAAATATGCATGCGAGTGCGCAGGTTGTCTCTGGTGAGTCGCACAGATAATTACTTTCGAAATCATCCCATTTCAATAAGCATGTGCAGGAGGAAAAAGGACACCGCTGATACCACCAACCACCGGGCTAGTCATTTGGTAATTGATATTGAGGTGAGGGACGTTTATACAGAGGACTTTGTTAGTTTTGACCGACGGTTAGTACTGATGCTGTTGCTGTGTTGATAAAAACTTACATTATTATGATCTCCTGAGTCTGCAATGTGAAAGGATTcaatagaaattgaaaaattatctttCATAAATCCAGGGTTCTAAAAGGGAAAACAAAAAAGAGTGGTTAAACACTTACATTGTCTTGACATCCTGAATCTGCAATGTGATAGGATTcaattaaaatagaaaaattttctttcatataaCCAGGATTCTGAAAGAGAAGATGACAACACATTTGAGATTAAACAAATCAGATGTTTCTGAGCATGCACCAACGCTACTGCACCTAATAAAAGCACCAACGGAGAGAGAGGTCTCCCGAGTGACTTCTTAAATCCAGTTCATACGGCATAAATTAGACACACGTTTCTTCATAATAATATTGAGGGGCACAAGTCTAGATTGGAAATTCACATGCTTCATCAGTTTCATCAAGTTCTATGGTAATTGGAAGAATATTTCATGAATGTTTTAGAATTCTGGTACTATCATGTAAAGAAATTTGAGATacaaatcaggaattttcaagtATCTGCACAAACCAagttgaaaagcaaaaggaacttAGCTCTACTAGCAAAGATTTCCCTCAGGTAAAATGGCATCAAACGTGcatatttatttcaataaattgtaactttttggttgaaaaatgctaGTTGGGTCGTGTTTTTCGAGTGAAAGTATACATCATGTCTTCATGATAAGAAAAATTGTAGATTTTCAGGACAACCTATGGTGCGGTGCTTTTCACTAATTTAGATAGTAAAAGAACTTACAGTTAGAACTGTTTTACAGTATGGATAAGCGTTCCATGCTTCCTCGTGTATTTCTAGAGAGCCTTTGGGTGCAAGGTACCGGATGAAAGGAGGCACtttgctgtaaaaaaaataacaataaaatttgaagttaagATAAGCTGATGTAATTGTATAGTTCCAACAAACAACGAACAGTAGAGAAGACTGAAACTGAAATATGAAATAGAAgtgcaaactgaaaaataagataaatttcaaaattttcaaatcaaatttactCCTTTCATGTAAATATGTGATTGTCCATGAGAAAAAAGACATTATAGTccacaaaaacttaaaattgagttattgatacCTGAACATAAAGGACTGTTCTCCGAACATTTGGGGTCTAAAAATGTCGAGCTCAGCCAAAGCTGTGGTGGTTTAAAGTTCCCAGTTCAAAAATCATAGTTTGGCAAAAAAGGCATTTAAAATTCTCATCTGCTACGTTCAGGGTATGGGGTTGCCAGCTTTTAATGCGAACTTAGAGCCTCTGCCAGCACAAAAATTAACTAAACTATTTGCAACTTAAACTTCTGAAAATCGATTTCCGATTTTTCGACCCGACTCGACAAAATTGCTCTACTGAAAATTTCGTCTCATTCTTGTATGCATAGGAAAATCTCCGAATGAGCACttgagagtcgccaaatttcctcagtttGTACACTGTATTTTTGTATTTGAGGAAAGCCacgcatatttttccatgaaattttcataaatttcagattaaattgcaccaatagtctgaaaatgttgaggaaaaatattcacaattttcccagtaaattcgttttttatcgaaggaaataatATGTCAACGTCTAaaagctcacacggcgttctttcaGCAGGTCAGcattagcctgtgtcacactatcaaagctggtcatcaaaatatcaaggtcaggtgttgtgattggcttattcaaTGACTTcctggaccaatcacagcacttgaccttgacattttgatggagtatttttatagtgtgacacaggctattggACTGGGTCCATCAAACTTCTGACGGTCCCATTTCACTTTCCAAAGAAAAGCAAGCTGAGTTAGTTGCTTTGAATGTTCCACCCCTACAAGAAACCAGAGACTAAAACTTTTGATCCTCTGGATCAAAGTACATTTTGCTTTAACACCTTAAAAACTGCACCAACTAGCAAACTAAGTAAACCTGTAAAGTAAACTTTCCAGGCTTCAAAAACTTCGATGTGACCTATAATGGATGTTGATAGTGACGGAAATTACCTTTGCAAATGGTATATTTTATACGTGTATTGCCCAGTCGTGTATTTGCCGCCCAAGAGAGGAATTTTCGGCTCGTTGCAGCCTGGACTGAACGGCTCATTTTTGATGACTTCAATTCCCTCACCACCGCCAGTTTCGTTCTTACTTGCTTCGGCTACTGAATACAGTTGCGCTACTTGATACTGAAATCacaagagaaaaccaatgaattaATTAACGAAAGAAAAGTAgttaacgaaaaaattatcaaaatcttTTTCCATCAAAGTCCGTTCCAAAGCTCAGAAGTTCTTCACACAATTGTTTTTTAACCGTTGAATATTATAGCTTGGTAGGAAACTAGGGTGCTAAGTATGCCTCCTGGTCGCTACACGGCCCAACCCCCAAAGGGCGCTTCGCGGTGATCCGTAAGGTAATTTTAATACAACGGCGGGATCATCGCCTCGAGTTTATcgcaaaaatcacgaaaatcggCCCGACCGATCTTTAGAACGACCGGgacacaaaaataaacattcaaaCTGTTTAAATTGGAGAATGCGCCACTTTAGCACGGAATAAAAGAAACACAACCGTCTtacttccaaaatctgaatagagcgggcttaTTATTTAGGGGCTATCGGGTGTCAGCAGCcgtaaaaattatggaaatcggcccagtagaacgctggaCCGAACGAACtgtaatgaaaatgaaaatttaggggcTCAGGGAGCTTAAAGTAGTATTAATATTAAAATTGAGTCACTCTAGCCTGCCGTCTGCGCTCACTCCGCACTGTGAGCGCAAGCAAAGTAAAAGCGCCTGCATTTCCTTacgtatgcaacacggtcatctctcaagcttgaatagttgcatccaagaaaACTGCACCTACGTGCGTGCATGGTCTTGGCCATCGCTTCGCACTAGGATTTCTTATCCTGTGGGGCTGTAGACGGTCGCAATTTGGCTCGCATTtcaagcaaaaagaaaccagcgcaattacagtgttgttaaaatgttgcttgttcataattatctgaaaaatcttcCAAAATAGCGAATAGCTTTTGCATTCCACCGATAAATTGTTCatttcaaagggaaataattgtgtaaattttaatactgtacttatat contains:
- the vib gene encoding phosphatidylinositol transfer protein alpha isoform isoform X1; this encodes MLIKEYRVTLPLTVEEYQVAQLYSVAEASKNETGGGEGIEVIKNEPFSPGCNEPKIPLLGGKYTTGQYTYKIYHLQSKVPPFIRYLAPKGSLEIHEEAWNAYPYCKTVLTNPGFMKDNFSISIESFHIADSGDHNNIHELPPEKLKNRDVIMIDIGNDPVPPGDYKETEDPKKFKSQKTGRGPLVGKWQDSSDPIMTCYKLVTVEFKWFGLQNRVENFIQKAERRLFTNFHRQLFCWIDRWYGLTMDDIRQLEEKTREELDKQRNTGTVRGMKADSD
- the vib gene encoding phosphatidylinositol transfer protein alpha isoform isoform X2, translated to MLIKEYRVTLPLTVEEYQVAQLYSVAEASKNETGGGEGIEVIKNEPFSPGCNEPKIPLLGGKYTTGQYTYKIYHLQSKVPPFIRYLAPKGSLEIHEEAWNAYPYCKTVLTNPGYMKENFSILIESYHIADSGCQDNIHELPPEKLKNRDVIMIDIGNDPVPPGDYKETEDPKKFKSQKTGRGPLVGKWQDSSDPIMTCYKLVTVEFKWFGLQNRVENFIQKAERRLFTNFHRQLFCWIDRWYGLTMDDIRQLEEKTREELDKQRNTGTVRGMKADSD